GACCGCGTGACGCGCATGCGCGACGCCCTCGCGCCCATCCGCGATCGCTACGACGTCATCCTCATCGACTGCCCGCCCTCACTGGGGCTGATCACGCTCAACATGCTCGTGGCCGCGGATGCCCTGCTCATTCCGCTGCAGTGCGAGTACTACGCGCTCGAGGGGCTGTCCCAGCTCCTCAGCACCGTGCAGCGCGTGCAGGACTCGGTGAACCCAGCGCTCGACGTGGACGCCGTGCTGCTCACCATGTACGACGCCCGTCTCAACCTCTCGCGCCAGGTGGCGGCCGATGCCCGCGCCCACTTCGGCGACCGCGTCTTCCAGACCGTCATCCCGCGCAATATCCGTCTCGCTGAGGCCCCAAGCTTCGGCAAGCCGATTGTGGTGTACGACGTGGCTTCCGTTGGCGCGCAGGCGTACATGGCCGTCGCGCACGAGCTCATCGCCCGAATGAACTCGGCCGCCCCGGATGCCTCCGCCGCGAACCCGTCGAGCCAGGCCGCACCCGACGCCCCGGCCGCCACATCGTCGGCCTCCGACCCTGCCTCACCCGCCTCCTCGCATGACGCCTGAACCGCCGCGCCGCCTCGGACGTGGGCTCGACGCCCTCCTCGCTCGACGAGATCCCAAGCCCGCCGAGAGCCGGACCGCGCCCACCGAGCAAGCGCCCGCGCAAGCCGGCGCGGAGAACGCGCAGGCCCCCGCCGCGGCCAGCGGAAGCGCCGCCGCCCCGGCGAGCACCGAGCCCGCCAACGCCGCCGGCAACCTGCGCACGCTGCAGATTTCCCAGATTCGGGCAAATCCGTATCAGCCCCGCAAAGAATTCCGCATTGAGGAATTGGCGGACCTCGAAGCCAGCCTGCGTACCAATGGCCTGCTCCAGCCCATCACCGTGCGTCCGGCCCCGGGTGGCCACGGCTACGAGCTGATCGCGGGCGAGCGCCGCTACCGTGCCGCAACCCGTCTGGGCTGGACCGACATCCCGGCCCTCGTGCGCGAGGTCGACGACCGTCAGTTGGCCACGCTGGCCATGATCGAGAACCTCCAGCGTGCCGACCTCGATCCCATTGAAGAAGCCGAAGGCTACCAACGTCTCATCGACGACTTCGGCCTCTCCAACCAGGAAGTGGCGGACGTGGTCGGCAAGGACCGCTCGACCGTGGCCAACGCCCTCCGGCTCCGGCAACTGCCGGCCAGCGTGCGCCGCATGCTCCAGGAGAAGCAGCTCTCGGCCGGCCACGCGCGCGCCCTGCTGGCGCTGGGAACCGAGCGGGCCATCGTGGACTTGGCCCGGGAGACCGTGGCGCAGCAGTGGTCGGTGCGTGAAGTCGAGCGGCGGGTGCAGGCGGAACGCCCCAAAGCCCCAGCAGCCAAGAAGGCCGACAATTCAGCGACGGCCACGCCCCCTGGCGCCTCCGGGGCGGTGGTCCGTCAGCTTGAGGAGAAGTTGCGCCGCCGTCTGCAGACCACGGTGTCCATCAATTTGTCGGCCAAGGACAAGGGCGAGGTGCGCATCCAGTTCTTCTCGAACGACGACCTGGAGCGCCTGCTCGAGCTGCTCGGTATTTCGCTCGACTGAACTGACGCCACTAGCGCGTCACATCAGCAACACATTCAGGACAACACCATGATCAAGTCGGCTATCTCCCGTTTCACGCTTGGCGTGCTGGCAGCGGGCACCCTCGCCGCCTGCGGCGGGAAGCAGGCGGACGGCACCGCAGACTCTGCGGCGGCCGGCGCCAGCTTCAAGGTGGCGCTGCTGACGCCGGGCCCCATTTCCGACCGTTCGTGGAACGGCATTGCCTACGAAGGTCTGGTTGGCCTGCGTGATTCACTGGGCGCGCAAATCAGCCACATCCAAACCCGCAC
The sequence above is a segment of the Gemmatimonas sp. UBA7669 genome. Coding sequences within it:
- a CDS encoding AAA family ATPase, yielding MGRILAIANQKGGVGKTTTAVNLAASLAVAEQRTLLIDADPQGNATSGCGISRDDFSAHTYDVLLGEATIDQALVRGVQFRHLDVLPTTPDLAAVEVELVDVEDRVTRMRDALAPIRDRYDVILIDCPPSLGLITLNMLVAADALLIPLQCEYYALEGLSQLLSTVQRVQDSVNPALDVDAVLLTMYDARLNLSRQVAADARAHFGDRVFQTVIPRNIRLAEAPSFGKPIVVYDVASVGAQAYMAVAHELIARMNSAAPDASAANPSSQAAPDAPAATSSASDPASPASSHDA
- a CDS encoding ParB/RepB/Spo0J family partition protein; protein product: MTPEPPRRLGRGLDALLARRDPKPAESRTAPTEQAPAQAGAENAQAPAAASGSAAAPASTEPANAAGNLRTLQISQIRANPYQPRKEFRIEELADLEASLRTNGLLQPITVRPAPGGHGYELIAGERRYRAATRLGWTDIPALVREVDDRQLATLAMIENLQRADLDPIEEAEGYQRLIDDFGLSNQEVADVVGKDRSTVANALRLRQLPASVRRMLQEKQLSAGHARALLALGTERAIVDLARETVAQQWSVREVERRVQAERPKAPAAKKADNSATATPPGASGAVVRQLEEKLRRRLQTTVSINLSAKDKGEVRIQFFSNDDLERLLELLGISLD